In Mercurialis annua linkage group LG5, ddMerAnnu1.2, whole genome shotgun sequence, a single genomic region encodes these proteins:
- the LOC126682108 gene encoding premnaspirodiene oxygenase-like: protein MEDQFSFFPILLTFFIFMFMVVRIWKKSEIKSSTPNLPPGPWKLPIIGSMHHLAGSLPHRRLRDLARKYGPLMHLQLGEVSTIVVSSPEIAKEVMKTHDLIFAYRPCSVTGSVISYNNKDIIFAPYGEYWRQMRKICTMELLSAKRVQSFRSIRKEEVSKLLRFLRSYAAGSPINFSKMFNALTYSIISRATVGKICKGEEIFIPISKKVADAAGGFTLADLYPSIRLLHWLSRTVPRLKKLHQMADKIYQSIIDDHRSKRAEAKSSAYDEEDFVDVLLNCQEQGNLDIPITDDNIKAILMDIFNAGTDTSSTVVEWTMSELLKNPRVMNKAQEEVRRVFATEGNIHEDRLDELNYLKLVVKESLRLHSPAPLLVPRECIESCMISGYDIPATTRVMVNVWAFGRDPNYWLEPENFYPERFQDCSVDYKGNDFEFLPFGAGRRICLGLLLGISNVEFPLAQLLYHFDWKLPNGMEPETLDMDEVFGSVVRRKNNLRVLATPYIPPLAK, encoded by the exons atggaAGACCAATTTTCTTTCTTCCCAATCCTTTTGACCTTCTTTATCTTTATGTTTATGGTAGTGAGGATATGGAAGAAATCAGAAATCAAGAGCTCAACTCCAAATCTTCCACCAGGACCATGGAAGCTACCTATAATAGGAAGCATGCACCATTTAGCTGGCTCTCTACCGCATCGCCGCCTTCGAGATTTGGCTAGAAAGTATGGACCTCTTATGCATCTACAGCTCGGTGAGGTTAGTACCATAGTCGTTTCTTCGCCGGAAATCGCTAAAGAAGTGATGAAAACCCATGATCTCATCTTTGCTTATAGGCCTTGCAGCGTTACTGGAAGTGTTATATCTTATAATAACAAAGACATCATATTTGCACCATACGGAGAGTATTGGAGACAAATGCGGAAAATTTGCACAATGGAGCTACTATCCGCAAAACGCGTGCAGTCATTCAGATCAATCAGGAAAGAAGAAGTATCGAAGCTTTTGAGATTCTTGCGTTCGTATGCAGCGGGATCACCAATCAACTTTAGCAAGATGTTCAATGCTCTGACCTATAGCATCATTTCAAGAGCAACGGTTGGTAAGATATGTAAGGGAGAAGAGATTTTCATACCAATTTCGAAGAAAGTGGCAGATGCAGCTGGAGGTTTTACTCTTGCTGATCTGTATCCTTCCATCAGATTGCTCCACTGGTTGAGCAGAACGGTGCCTAGGCTTAAGAAACTTCATCAAATGGCAGATAAAATATACCAAAGCATCATAGATGATCACAGAAGTAAACGGGCAGAAGCAAAATCTAGTGCTTATGATGAAGAAGATTTTGTAGATGTCCTTCTCAACTGTCAGGAGCAAGGAAACCTCGATATCCCTATAACAGATGATAATATAAAAGCGATCCTTATG GACATTTTCAATGCCGGTACCGACACATCATCTACAGTAGTTGAATGGACAATGTCTGAACTactaaaaaatccaagagtAATGAATAAGGCACAAGAAGAGGTGAGGAGGGTTTTTGCAACTGAAGGAAATATCCATGAAGATCGACTCGACGAACTCAACTACTTAAAGTTGGTCGTCAAGGAATCTCTACGATTACACTCGCCCGCTCCATTATTAGTTCCGAGAGAATGTATAGAGAGCTGTATGATTAGTGGTTATGATATTCCAGCCACAACTAGGGTGATGGTGAATGTGTGGGCATTTGGAAGGGATCCTAATTACTGGCTGGAACCTGAAAATTTTTATCCAGAAAGATTTCAAGACTGTTCTGTTGATTATAAGGGAAATGATTTTGAATTTCTCCCATTTGGTGCTGGAAGAAGAATCTGTCTAGGATTGTTGCTCGGCATATCTAATGTTGAGTTTCCACTTGCACAGttgttatatcattttgattGGAAACTACCGAATGGAATGGAACCAGAAACTCTCGACATGGATGAAGTTTTTGGATCTGTTGTGAGGAGGAAAAATAATCTTCGTGTACTTGCTACGCCGTATATTCCTCCACTTGCCAAGTAA
- the LOC126682109 gene encoding BRAP2 RING ZnF UBP domain-containing protein 2 — protein MSPSSSATPLTSSENQFRQPETSISGGVDYNDPTSSTPSSSSSLSPMTQAVHFSSGNPRIEETRGVMHLFSNDTPSNLPVGRKPLVCVIGVPNHMTYADFCQFCASFIHLISEMRIVRNDGVDDRYCVLMRFDSQDSSDKFYQHFNGRQFNSLEEDLCRVLFTVDVQFTGYSGSLDSQPSTASTTEQPSCPVCLERLDQDMGGILTTICNHSFHCSCISKWTDSSCPVCRYCQQQPEKSTCFVCQTSENLWLCMLCGFVGCGRYKEEHAIIHWKETQHCYSLELETQRVWNYVGDNYVHRLILSKTDGKLVELNSHCVHANDCCEGCECVNGGISEALLNSKVEVIVNEYNELLAAQLETQKLYYETLLQEVKEDTERDKLEAVKKVVPQRLQKLQSKLDRCLKEKKFLDEVNENLMKNQEIWKAKVLEIEEREKKVLKGKDDKIQDLEEQLRDLMVHLEAGKPAEQVSVSNEIKEGDVLPISIETSSKTNSQRSKKANNRRKN, from the exons ATGTCACCAAGCTCAAGTGCAACCCCATTAACCTCATCGGAGAACCAATTCAGGCAACCGGAAACGTCGATCTCCGGCGGAGTGGACTATAACGACCCCACCTCTTCCActccatcatcatcatcatcgttATCTCCAATGACTCAAGCTGTTCATTTCTCCTCAGGAAACCCTAGGATCGAAGAGACTCGCGGTGTCATGCACCTCTTCTCAAACGACACCCCGTCTAATCTTCCG GTTGGAAGGAAACCTTTAGTTTGTGTGATTGGAGTACCGAATCATATGACTTATGCcgatttttgtcaattttgcgCGTCTTTTATTCACCTCATTTCCGAAATGCGAATTGTGAGAAACGATGGAGTGGATGATAGATATTGTGTTCTAATGAGATTTGATAGTCAGGACTCCAGTGATAAATTCTATCAGCATTTTAATGGTAGACAGTTTAATTCTTTGGAG GAAGACCTTTGCCGTGTGCTTTTTACAGTTGATGTTCAGTTCACTGGCTATAGTGGTTCACTTGACTCTCAACCTTCCACAGCAAGTACAACTGAACAACCTTCATGTCCGGTTTGTCTTG AGAGACTGGATCAAGACATGGGTGGAATTCTCACAACTATTTGTAATCACTCCTTTCACTGCTCATGCATTTCAAAATGGACAGATTCTTCTTGTCCA GTCTGCCGATATTGCCAGCAACAAcctgaaaaatcaacatgttttGTATGTCAAACTTCTGAGAATCTGTGGCTCTGTATGCTTTGTGGCTTTGTTGGCTGCGGAAG GTATAAAGAAGAGCATGCTATAATACATTGGAAAGAAACACAACACTGCTACTCTCTGGAATTGGAAACACAACGGGTTTGGAATTATGTTGGTGATAACTATGTTCACCGATTAATTCTCTCCAAAACTGATGGAAAATTAGTTGAACTGAATTCGCATTGTGTGCACGCTAATGATTGTTGCGAAGGTTGTGAATGTGTAAATGGTGGAATTAGTGAGGCTCTCTTGAACAGTAAAGTAGAAGTG ATTGTTAATGAGTACAATGAACTCCTGGCCGCTCAACTTGAGACCCAAAAACTA TACTATGAGACTTTGCTGCAAGAAGTCAAAGAAGACACTGAAAGGGACAAATTAGAAGCGGTTAAGAAGGTTGTCCCACAAAGACTACAAAAATTGCAGTCTAAGTTGGATAGGTGTCTCAAAGAGAAGAAATTCCTTGATGAA GTCAATGAAAATCTTATGAAAAATCAGGAGATATGGAAAGCAAAAGTATTGGAGATTGAAGAGAG GGAGAAAAAGGTTTTGAAAGGGAAGGATGATAAAATTCAGGACTTGGAAGAACAG CTTAGAGATTTGATGGTGCACTTAGAAGCGGGTAAACCTGCAGAACAAGTGTCAGTTTCGAATGAGATCAAGGAAGGTGATGTTTTGCCAATATCAATAGAGACTTCTTCAAAAACCAACTCTCAAAGGAGTAAAAAGGCTAATAACCGGAGAAAAAACTGA